One region of Triticum aestivum cultivar Chinese Spring chromosome 6B, IWGSC CS RefSeq v2.1, whole genome shotgun sequence genomic DNA includes:
- the LOC123134753 gene encoding uncharacterized protein, translating into MGRKLPPFAPAAGRKRKGSTLAPLAACKHSAPARKNGGWASLPTDIVGLITCRLLAGDGDGDVVDYICFRAVCFGWRACTPAPRDPNLRDPRLRPRGWVALCDGDAVRPDDACEIVFFHTRTARRLRVPLPELRRHRIIGFTDGLVILMHKTTTAVRVLHPFTRDVVDFQPLATLYHQVVRHKGSLLDMNAAVCSTASSADSITVVVWFPYTDVVLAADPGSSSDWEVLHTGFYVWCRLALPRKALCHPVLFE; encoded by the coding sequence ATGGGGAGGAAATTGCCCCCTTTTGCTCCGGCGGCGGGAAGGAAGCGAAAAGGTTCCACCTTGGCCCCGCTCGCCGCGTGCAAGCACAGTGCGCCGGCGCGGAAAAACGGTGGCTGGGCGTCCCTGCCCACCGACATAGTGGGCCTCATCACCTGCCGGCTCctggccggcgacggcgacggcgatgtgGTCGATTACATCTGCTTCCGCGCCGTCTGCTTCGGCTGGCGCGCCTGCACGCCTGCTCCCCGCGACCCCAATCTGCGGGATCCGCGCCTCCGCCCGCGCGGCTGGGTCGCGCTCTGTGACGGCGACGCCGTCCGCCCGGACGACGCCTGCGAGATCGTCTTCTTCCACACGCGCACGGCCAGGCGCCTCCGCGTCCCCTTGCCGGAGCTCCGGCGGCACAGAATCATTGGCTTCACCGACGGTCTCGTCATCCTCATGCACAAGACCACCACCGCGGTCCGCGTGCTGCACCCGTTCACGCGCGACGTGGTCGACTTCCAGCCCCTCGCTACTCTGTACCACCAGGTGGTCAGGCACAAGGGGTCCCTGCTTGACATGAACGCCGCGGTGTGCAGCACCGCGTCCTCCGCAGACTCCATTACCGTGGTGGTCTGGTTCCCCTACACGGACGTGGTGCTTGCTGCCGACCCGGGCTCATCATCAGATTGGGAGGTCCTCCACACAGGATTCTATGTTTGGTGCCGCCTTGCCCTTCCAAGGAAGGCTCTATGCCACCCTGTGTTGTTCGAGTGA